DNA sequence from the uncultured Ilyobacter sp. genome:
TAAATGTTCCTTTATCAGTTACTGTTTCCATATCAATTACCAATATGTCTGCATGCTTACCTATTTCTAAGCTGCCTCTATTTTTTATTCCCATTGCTTCAGCCGCTTTTTTCGTCATTTTATTTATTGCCTGCTCTATAGTTAATACTTTTTGTTCTCTTACATATCTTCCTAGTATCTTTGGAAAAGATCCGTATGCCCTGGGATGTGGTTTCCCATCAGACATTAGTCCATCAGTACATACATTTTGCTCAGGCCTTTGCATAAACTTTATTATGTGCTCTTCCTTGCCGTAAAAGTCCACCATTCCCACTGCATTTTCTTCATCACGTAAAAGATCAAAGGTGGCATCTAGTGGATCCTGTCCTCTATACTTACCCAGTTCTTGAAGGTTCATCCCCACCACCTCCTGATTTTTTTCGTTTTTTACAGATGTGATAAATATCTGATCTATTCCGGCAAAGTCTACAAAGTTATCCCAGCCTGGTATTCCCTCGGCAATATCTTTTTTCATTTTTTCCCTGTCAGCTTCATTACCCAGCCTCTTTATTAGTTCATCAGTTCCGCCGTTGTGTGCCCAGGGAGGTAATATTACCCCTAGCATGGTGCTTCCTGCCGCATATGGATACTGGTCAAAAGAGACCCTAATACCAGTTTTTTTAGCCTCTTCTAACAGTTCTATCACCTGATCTATATATTTCCAGTTTTGTTTTCCGCAGACCTTAAAGTGAGAGAAGTGCACCTTCACTCCTGACTCTTTACCTATTTTTATTATCTCTTTCATAGAGTCTAGTATCGTATCAGCCTCACTTCTTTGGTGAACCACAAATACCCCGTCATACTCTGCCACTATTTTACACATCTCAATAACTTCTTTTGTTTCTGAATAGGCACAAGGCATGTAGATTAGTCCGGTGGAAAGCCCATAAGCTCCGGACTCCATCTCTCTTCTTGTGATTTCACACATCTTTTCAATTTGTTTTTCTGTGGCTACCTCTCCAGAAAGTCCCATAGCCTCCATTCTTATGTTTCCGTGGGGAACAAGATAAGCCTCATTGAGTCCCACACCATTTTCTGACATCATGTTTAGATAGTTTTCTGTTGTTTTATATTCCCAGTTTATTTCATCTGAGTCTCCGTCAAGTCCGGCCAGGTTTTTTCTCCAAGGACTGATATACTCAACAGGAAGCGGGGCCATAGATATCCCGTCTTGTCCTAGTACTTCGGTTGTTACTCCCTGTCTGATTTTTACCTCGTTATAGGGGTTGAGCAACATTATCAAATCTGAATGGCTGTGGGTATCAATAAATCCTGGAGACACCACACGTCCTCTAGCATCTACCACCTTTATTCCTTCTACACGAATATCCTTACCTATAGCCTGAATTATTCCATCCTTTACATAAATATCCCCCGTAAAAGGTTTTTTTAGAGTACCGTCAACAATATTTCCATTTTTTATTAATACATCCATTTTTACACCCTCTTAATCTATTCTCTATTTATTGTATACCGACTTAAGGATTCCGTAGTACCCTTTTGCCCCCAAACAAAGTTGCTCAATTTCAATGTACTCGTCGATTGTATGGGCGAGATTTTCCTTTGATGGCCCAAATCCGATAGTTTGGATTCCCGCCTCTCCTGCATAGTGAGAACCGTTGGTACAGAATGAATACTGAGTGATCTCAGAGTTTATTCCCGCCTCTTTTAGACCCCTATACGCCGCCTGTACAAAGTCATCATTTTCAGAATAAAGCCATCCTGGAAAAAATCTCTCTCCCTCTATAATATTTCCTGTATAACACGTCTCTCTTCCGATTGCATATGATACTTTTGCTTTTAACTCTGGGTCTTCTGCCATCATCTCTTCCAATAACTTTTCGATTGGAGCTAAAACTGACTCCTTTGTTTCCCCTACAAGAACTCTTCTGTCAAATGTCACCCTGCAGTACTCAGGAACAACAGATGCTCCAGGGTATGGCTCTGATTTGATATCAGTGAGGCATAGAATTCCCTTACCCAATTCAGGGTGCTCAGTTGGTTCCAACTGTTCAATTCTTTCTATAACTCTCGCCATTTTTACCACAGAATTGATTCCCTTTTCAGGATTGGCAGAATGAGCAGGTTTTCCAAATATTTCAACTACTATCTCCCCTCTTCCCCTCTGGCCTATTTTAAGGTTGAGCTCAGAAGATTCACCGATTACCACATAATCAGGCTTGATATTTTTAGAGATCTCTCTCGCTGCGATTCCTTCAAAAAGTTCCTCGTGTACCACACCGGCCACATAGATTTCTCCGGCAAAATCTTTATTTACATCTTCAGCAAAATATGACGCTGCTGCCATCATTGCAGAAGTTTGCCCCTTCATATCAGAAGCTCCTCTTCCATAGATCTTTCCCTCTACTATATCTGCTTTAAAGGGATCGTACTTCCATACAGATTCATCATTTACAGGTACTGTGTCAATGTGTCCGTCAAAAAGAATTGATTTCCCCGGCTTATTACCTTTGATTCTTCCAATGACATTTCCATACTTGTCTATCTGTACATCATCAAATCCAAATTCTTCTAGCATCGCCTTTTTCATAGCTTCAGCTACTTTTTTTTCCTTTCCCGATACAGACGGATTTCTTATTAATTCTTGGCATAATTCTATCAATCTTTCTTCTCTAGTTTGGCTTAACATCTGATTCCTCCTGAGCTTAGAATTTTTAGTTTATTTAGTGTGAGCACCTTTCCACACTATATCTCTATAAACTTCTGGGTCTGTATCTCCTTCTGTGGAAAAGAGTAGTATTTTTGAGTTTTCATCTAATTTTAGATCCTTTTTCATCTCTGCATACTCTGGATTTGTCATTAGCTCAAATAGTAGTCCAGTTGTTACTGCTCCAGATTCTCCTGATATCACCTGGTCATCTCCCTTTAAGGGGTTTCCTAGGATTCTCATTCCGTTGGCTGCCACCCAGTCAGGGCAAGATACAAATGCTGCCGAGTGGTTCTTTAGTACTTCCCATCCGATTGTATTTGGCTCTCCACAGGCTAGACCTGCCATTATTGTTTGCATATCTCCACCAACATATTTCATCTCTCCTGCCTTTGCCGATTTGTACAGACAGTCTGCGAGATTTGATTCGACTATTACAGTTGTTGGGCATTCATCTCCATAGATAGATGCAAATACTCCCTGAACAGCTCCTGCCAATGAACCTACACCTGCTTGTAAAAATATATGAGTTGGTTTTTCAATTTCGTTAAATTTTAGTTGCTCTATTGACTCAAGGGCCATAGTTCCATAGCCTTGCATAATCCATGCTGGAATTTCTTCATATCCTTCCCAGGCTGTATCTTGTATTACTACTCCATTATTTTCATTGGCATAGTCTGTTGCTATTCTCACAGCTTCGTCATAGTTAACATCGGTGATACTAGCTTCAGCTCCCTCAGCTCTTATATTTTCAAGTCTTGTTAACGAGGATCCCTTTGGCATATATACCACTGATTTTTGATTTAGTTTATTTGCCGTCCAAGCCACGCCCCTACCGTGGTTTCCATCAGTTGCCGTAGCAAATGTTATATCTCCCAATTCTTTCTTTATCTTGTCTGAGATTAGCTCCTTATACCCTAGTTCTGAGATATCTTTCCCAAGTTTTGAGGCTAGGTATTTACCCATTGCAAATGATCCTCCGAGAACCTTAAATGCGTTTAAGCCAAATCTATAAGATTCATCCTTGACGTATACTCCCTTTACCCCTATATGCTCAGCAAGTTTATTTAGGTCAGCAAGTGGTGTTATTGTGTATTGGTCAAAACTTTCGTGAAATCTTTTGGCCTTCCCCACCTCTTCCTTACTAAGAAATTCAATACACTCCTTAGAGTTTGTTTTTTTCATATTATTGGTTGTCCATTTGATATTTTTTTCCATGTCACTCTCCTCTTCTAATAAAAATTTTACCATGGCATTATCGGCCGCTGAGTCATATGAAGATATGATTTCTTTTTATAATTTTGAGATACTGTAAATAAATTTAAATAAAAAAAGTCGCTTATATTTCATCAGAAAATAGACCTCCATTCGATGAAGGGATTTGCCAATAAAAGTAGAGCGACTTGGACATTTTAAGATAAAAAGGAGGGATGCTCCTTTTCAATAAAAATACCGTCATTTACTTTAAACTATAGTTGTATTCTTTTGGATATACAAAAATAAAAATACTTAAATAAGTGATAATAATTTATTATTACAATAATTTTAACTTCTTATTTAGATTTTTACAAATATATTATTTGAATAACAAGCATCATAGTTTTTATTGGCATGTGATAAATTTAAACATATTTTTTTCTTTATAGTTATTTTTGTTTTTTGTATCAAATAAAAATATTTTAATAAAAAATTATTAACGGGTGGTAAAATTTTTTTATTGTTCATTAGCGTTTTAGATCTTCTTTAAACTGTTCTCTTGAAAACAAAGAACTTAAGTTGATACTTGAAATAATTTCTTATAAATTACTGAATTTACAAGAATATTAGAGTCAAAGGATTTTGTCACGAATGAAAATCAATATAAGGCAAAAAAATTAACACGAATAAGGACAAAAAATTTTGGCCACAGAGCATCATAAAAGTATATGTTGCACAGAGAAAAAGAGAGAGTTTCATATAGTGAAAATAAAAATATTTTAATTTTTAAACTACTTTCCCCTTTAAAAAATGCCGTTAAGAAATCATCTTGTGAAATCCACTTTCATTGAAATAAGGAGGTTTACCGACTATATTTCAATAGAAAGTTAGTTCAGAAGTGATTTTAGGTATTTTTTAGGGGTGCCTTTTCTTTGGTTACTTTCTTTGGGCAAGCAAAGAAAGTAACAGAAGCTTTTGGATAAATTCAATACTTTAATTTTAAATAAAAATTTTTAATTATTTTATCAGTAGTTTAAGCATTTAATAAAGGCTTAACAGAGACTTTTTAAAAAACTTTCCAACAATCTCAGTGCCACTTCTTTTCTATACTCTTTATCTGATCTTTGGTCGGTGATAGGTACTATTAAACTGGCATATTTATTGATAATTGTGGATATTTTTTCTTCATCTAGTTTTTTATATGAAATAATTTTTTGTTCTATATGCTTATTTTTTACTATCGTTGGTGCCACAGCTCCAAAACTTAGTCTTATATCTTTAATCTCATTGTTATTTTCATCAACATCTGCCATTCCCATAAAAGAAAGCTTTGCAAGAGCAATAGAGTTTCTAGTCCCGACTTTTTTAAATAAAATTTTATTAAAGTTATTCAAAGGAAGGATTATTTTAGTTAAAATTTCATCACCTTCGATTATATTTCTTCCTGGTGAAGTTATAAAATCAGCAATATCAACTACTCTACTAGAACCTTTTTTTTCTAAAACCAAGCTACTTTCACAGGCATATAATAGTGGAAGTGAATCAGCAACTGGTGAAGAGTTACAGATGTTTCCTCCCAGAGTTGCGGTATTTCTAATGGCTGGAGAGGCCATAGTTTCTACAACATCTTTGACATATCTAGGCACAATATCACTTTCCATTATTTCATCAATTGTTGCACAGGCACCGATATATAGGGTATTATCTTCAATGAAAATTTCTTTTAGTTCAGGAATATCTGCAATAAAAACAGTAGGCTTAGTGATGTTCAAATCTCCTGTCCAAGATTTATTTTTTATCATAAGATCGCTGCCACCTGCAAACAAGAGAGAATCTCTTTTAGAAACAATTTCAAGGGCTTCGTCTAAAAATTTTGGGATATAAGTTTCTACCATATCTCTTTCCCCCTTTCTGCAGCCAATTCTATAGCTTCAATAATCATATTATAGCCAGTACATCTACAGAGATTTCCAGATATTCCTTCCTTGATTTGCTCTAACGTAGGAGTCTTATATCTTCTAAAAAGAGCTTCGGCAGCCATCATCATTCCAGGAATACAGAAACCACATTGTACTGCTCCGGCATCTTCAAAGGATTTTTTCAAGATACTGTATCTTTCGGTTTTTTCAAGCCCTTCGATAGTAACAATCTCTTTTCCCTCGATGTTTGCTACGGGAATCATGCATGAGTTAACAATTTTGTCATCTAGGATGATAGCACATGCACCACATTCTCCGTCGCCACAGCCCTCTTTTGTGGCAAATAGTCCGAACTCTTTTCTCAGTAAATCAAGAGTTCTCATTAGAGGATTAATCTCTATTTCTATCTCTTTATAGTTTAAAGTAAAGTTTATTTTCATTGTCATACACCTCGATTATTTAACTAGTTTAATTAATTCTTCAGGTTTAACGGGAATTTTATTTATCTCCATGTCCAAGGCATTTGATACAGCCAGTGAATATGCAGGAGCAGTTCCTATAAGAGTGAGTTCTCCAAGCCCTTTTGCCCCATAAGGTCCGTGGATATATGGAACATTCATAAGTTCAGATGTAATTTTAGGTACATCTTTTGAAGTAGGAATTATATAATCTGTTATGCTCTTTTGCTGAATTTTACCCTTTTTAACTTCCATAACTTCCAATCCACCATAGCCGAGCCCTTGTATAATTCCACCCTCTATTTGCCCTCGCACAACCATTTCATCGATAGCTTTTCCAATATCGTATATTGCCCAGATGTGGTCTACATCTGTTTGAAATGTAATGGGGTCAACACTTACCTCCACTACATTAACTCCCCATGAATATGAGTTATAAACATCACCGATAAAATTTTTACCGTCCCAGCTAAATCCTTCAGGTTGCTTGTAGTTTGTAATAACTATTTGTTCTTCGTTATTTATCCAGTTAGATTTTAATTCTTCACAGGCCTCTTGGACCAGTTTACCTACTACCATTATTGTTCTAGATGCTACTGTAGGACCTGAATCCATAGTATAATCTGTGTCAGGGTTATTGTAAGCGATAGATTCAATAGGAAGCTCGAGAGCTTTAGCTGCAATTTTTCTCATGGTAGTGTGGACACCCTGTCCCATCTCCACATTTGATAAAAGCAAATTTACTTTTCCATCACTAGATTTATGAAGTTTTACTTTTGCTTTGATGTGGTCTTGCTCACCGCTTCCTGTAAAACCTCCCCCATGGAAAAATATTGACATACCTATACCCTTTAGCTTTTCAGGATTAGTCTTGTTATGTTTGGCAAACTCAGCTTTCTTTTTTCTAAATTTACTCAATTCATCAATTCTTTCTACTATTTCAGGCAAAATAATAGGGTCTCTCATAATACCATTTGTTGATGACCTATCATTTTGTTTCATTAAATTATTTAGTTTGAAATCTAAAGCATCAATTCCAAGCTCTTTTGCACATTTTTCCATGTGAGTTTCCAGTGCAAATAATGATTGCGGTGCTCCAAATCCTCTAAATGCTCCGCTAGGAACTGTGTTTGTGGCTACTGCCCGTCCTCTTACAAAGACATGCTCGACATTATAGGCACCAATTGCTGCAAATATTGATCTTTGGAGAACAATTGTAGATAGTGTAAGATATGCCCCTCCGTCAAGTTTTATATCAGCTTCCATACCGATAACTTTGTGATTTTCATCAATATATGAAGTTAAATGAATAAGTGAAGGATGCCTCTTAGGAGTAACCTCCACATCTTCTTCTCTGTCAAAAATAAGCTGTACAGGCTGCTTAGCCTTATATGCAGCTACAGCTACATGCCCTGCAATTAATGAAGGGTAATCCTCTTTCCCACCAAAAGCCCCTCCTGTAGTGGATTGGACAATTCGGACATTTTCAGGCTCAAAGCCCATACATTGCTCAACTGCACCTTTTACATAATACGGACACTGCATAGAGCCGTGTACTTCGACTTTACCGTCATTATAAATACCTACAACTCCCTGTGGCTCTAGATACATCTGTTCTTGATAACCAGTTCTATATTCACCGCTTATAATGTACTTAGCTTTAGATTTTATCTCTTCCAAGCTATTTTTAGAGTAATGATAATCGGCAAAGCAGTTGTCCTCTCCAAATAATGGTTTTGAAGTTTTCAAACCATCTTCGATGGTGTAAACTGCTTCTAAATCTTCGTATTCAATCTCTATTTGTGATATCAAATTTAGGATTTTTTCTTTAGACTCGCCTATAATCAAGGCAATAGGTTCACCGATATAATTTACAACGCCATCAGCAAAAAATGGCTGGTCGTTTTCTACTACTTTCACTTTATTTAATCCAGGAACATCATTTTTATCAACTGTGAAATAACCTTCAGGAAGTTTGGGATACTTTATTGATCTTATTTTCGCTCTTACCCTATCTGAACGGACTGTTTTTGCAAAGAGCATATTTTCAAATTCTATATCCCCTATATATTTTGATTTCCCCAGCAGTTTATCCTCTGCATCAATTCTGATAATTTTTTTGCTTATATCCATATTTATCCCCCCGCTTTCCAATGCACAATTTTATTTTATGGATAGGAATAATAATTACATATTTAATAATTCTTTGTAATCTTCCATTGTATCTAAATCTTTTAGTATTGCTTTATCTTCAACTTTTACATGTGTTTGTTTTCTCTTATATAGAAATTCTCTTAAATTGCCATAATCAGTAAGGTTGTTTTTAGTTAATAATTTTTTCTTTAAAATAATTGGATGTCCATTTCTAAAATAATCTTTTTCTTTATAAATTGGGATTATTATGTTTTCAGAAGCTTCGTGTTGTGAAATATCAATGAGTCTTTTATAAACTTCCTGCCTTACTGCAGGATAGTCACCAGGTGTAAATATTATGTTCTCCCAGTTTGTTTCCTCAAGGGCACGATTAAACCCTTTTAAAACCGAGGAATACATTCCGTCTTTATAATTTTCATTAAAAATAAGTTCAACAAAATCATATTTGTCTGATAGGAAGTTTAACCTTTCTATTTTATAACCTCCAACCACTATAATTTTAGAGCAATATTTTGACATTTTAATTATGGTATTTTCGATTACAGTATTTTCTCCGAATTTCAAAGTCATTTTGAATGTTTCGGCTCTGCTAGAAAATCCAGCAGCTAAAATAACACCAATAAATTTTTTATTATCCATATAAATCACTTCGCTTCTAAATTAAATGATTTTGAGTTTTAAGAGAAAATTTTGATTTTTTAGGCTTAATAAATGTTTAAATATAGGGGACGTATTGATATACGTCCCCAAAATTGAATTTATTATAATCTTGATTCTCTATTGTATGGGATTCCCAAGTCGGCAGGCTTTACATGTTTTGACTTTGATGAAAATGCCAAGACAACAATTACCAAAACATAAGGAATCATTACAGCCAGCTCATAAGGAAAATCTATACCATAAACCTGTAGAGAACGCTGTAATGCATGAGCTAAACTAAATAATAAGGCACCAAACATAACTCCTTTTGGTTTCCATTTACCGAAATAAACTAATGCAACAGCAATAAATCCTCGACCTGCTGTAATATTGTCTGTGAATATCTGTGTTTGACAAAGGGTAATATATGCTCCTCCAAGTCCGGCCATGATTCCACCGAGAATAACACACTGATATCTAATTGCGTTAACATTTATACCGACAGTATCAGCAGCCCGTGGTTTGGTACCTACAGCCCTTACTTTTAGTCCCCAGGCCGTTTTATTTAGAGCGTACCAGCTAATAGGAACTAATGCAAATCCTATATAAACCATAATATTGTGTTTGAAAAACAGATCTCCAAGAATAGGGAGCTTACTTAAAAAAGGGACATTAAGTGCCTGAACTCCATCTATTGTAGTTATTGCTCCCAAATAAATTCTAAAAAACGTACTTGCTAGTCCCCATCCAAATAGGTGCAGACCGATACCTGCGATTCCTTGGACAACTCGGAGTGTTACCGCAAGGTAAGCGTAGATAGCTCCCATGAGTCCTCCTGCAATCATGGCCATGATAAACCCTAAAAATGAACTTCCTGTTTTTAGCTCAGTAAAGAATGCAAAGAATGCACCTACCATCATTATTCCCTCTACTCCAAGGTTGAAAACTCCTGATTTTTGTCCAAACATCTCTCCTAGTCCGGCAATCATATAAGGTATACACAGCATTATACCTGCCGAAATAATTCCAACGATAAATTCAACGACCATCTATACCTCCTCCGTTTCCAATGTATCTGTCTTGGTATTGTTTTCTATTTTATCTTTCTTTTGAAAGAAAATTTTTTTTAGAATTTTTTCTTTGATTTTCTTATCTGTCAAAAAAATTCTTGTTGATACGATAGCCAATATTATAAGTCCTTGAATTGCAAGAACTATTGCCGATGGCACCTCAACAGCTCTCTGCATCATATCGGCCCCGAGAATCAACAGACCGAATAGTGCAGATGCTGGAATTATTCCAAGTGGATGTAGTCCTCCGAATAAAGCGACGACAATTCCACTGAATCCGTAACCTGCTGATAAACCTTCTAATCCTCTATGATGTACTCCCAAGGCTTCAACTGCTCCTGCCATTCCACAGAAACCACCTGAAATCATAATTGCCATTACAAGATAAAGTTTTACATTCATCCCTGCATAATTAGCGGCTTTTGCCTCAGCTCCTACAGCTCTTAATTTATAGCCAAGGGTTGTTTTCCATAGCATTATATAAATTAAAACTGATAAGACTATTGCAATTATAATTCCTGTATGCAACCTTGTGCCTTTAATAAGTTTTCCAAGCCATGCAGTTTTAGTCAAAAGTTCAGTTTGAGCTATACCTGTACCACTTGCTATCTCTTTAGGGTCAATTAACGGACCTCTAATTAAGAAGACATAAATCTGAGCAGCAATATAGTTGAGCATAACGGTACTCAGTATTTCATTTACCTGCAAATAAGCCTTCATATATCCGGCAATCCCTGCCCAAAGAGCTCCTCCGATAAAGCTGGCAATAAATGCAGAGGGGATAAGTACTGATCTAGGTAAGTCTTTGAAAATTAGAGTGAAAGCTATTCCTGCAGCAGCTCCCATCATTATCTGACCTTCTCCACCTATGTTCAGGATACCACTTCGGAATGCCACTGATATTCCAACTCCTACAAACATCAGTGGTGCAGCACGGACAAGCATCTCAGTTATACCGAATTTATTTCCAAGAGGTTTTGTGAACATTACTGCATATGCCTCAAATGGATTTGCACCAGCCATTAAAAATAGAATTCCTCCCAGAAAAAGTGCAATAAATATAGCAGTCACAACTATTCCTAATTTGTAGCATGTATCGATATAGTGTTTATTTTTAATATTTTTATTTTCCATTTTATATTGCCGCCTTTCTAAAAATATAAAACCATTCATTTGGTTTTAAAATATGTAAAAATTAAATTAAAAATTTATCTTTTTACGAAGATACCCCTGCCATTAGTAGTCCAAGTTTTGATTTTGTAACATCTTTTTTGGATAAAACATCTAAGATTTTACCCTCATAAATAACTGCTATTTTGTCGCAGATATTTATAAGCTCATCTAACTCTTCTGAGATAACCATAATTGCCATATTTCTGTCTCTGGCTTCAAGAAGCTGATTGTGTACATATTCCGCAGCCCCTATATCAAGTCCTCTTATTGGATAAGCTGCAACTAACATTTTAGGATCTCTTGTTATCTCTCTGGCAAATATTACTTTCTGTATATTCCCTCCTGATAAGGTACCGCATGCAGTATCAATGTCAGGACATTTTATGTTAAATTTTTCTACAAGTCTTTTAGCATTTCCAATAATTCGCTTACGGTTTAAAAAACTAAATTTCGAAAAACTGTCTTTGAAATAATCTTTCATGATTAAATTTTCTTTGATACTAAAACTAGGAATTATTCCCTCGTGATTTCTATCTTCAGGAATATACCCCATATGTTTTTTTATAATTTTCTGTGCTGATAAGTTGGTGATATCCTCATCTTTAAATATTATGTTTCCATTTTTTACTTTTCTAATTCCGTTGATTACTTCAGCAAGCTCTTTTTGACCATTTCCAGAAACACCTGCTATTCCAACTATTTCACCTTCTCTGATAGTTAGAGAAACTCCATTTAGTGCAAAGGTACCTCTGTCTCCTTTTGCCCAAACGTCTTTTAATTCAAGAACAGCCTTTCCAAAGTTTTCTTTTTCTTCACTTACATGAATATGAATATCATGACCTGCCATTTTAGCAGCTAGTTCTTCTTGAGAATGATCATCTGTTGCACCGTTATAAACCAGCTTACCATTTCTAAGAACAGCTACTTTGTGAGTTACACTTTTAACTTCATTTAGTTTATGACTTATAAATATAATTGAACATCCTTCTTCGGCCATTTTTCTCAACAAAATAAGAAGTTCATCTGTTTCCTGTGGTGTTAGTGCAGCAGTCGGTTCATCTAATATCAGTAGACTGGCACCAAGGCAAAGAGTTTTTACAAGTTCGACTCTTTGCTGTTCGCCGACACTTAGTTGCCAAACATAGGCATCAGGATTAACAGAAAGATCATATTTATTTGTTATCTCTTTTATTTTTTCTCGGATTTCTTCCAAGTCTAGCTTGATTGTATTTGTATTTCTGATTCCAAGTGCGATGTTTTCCAAAACGGTAAGGTTCGGAACAAGCATGAAATGCTGATGCACCATACCAATTCCCAGTTTAAATGCAGCTTTTGGAGAATTAATTTTAACTTCTTTATCATTGATTCGAACGACACCTTCATCTTGGTGATAAAGTCCATAGAGGATATTCATAAGAGTAGTTTTTCCTGCACCATTCTCTCCTAATAAAGCTAGAATTTCACCTTGTTTTAATTCGATGCTGACATTATCGCAGGCTAAAACTCCCGGAAATCTTTTGGTTATATTTTTCATTTCTAATTGCTTGATACTTTCTCTCATGTGTTTCCTCCTGTTAATTTAAAATTAATCCCAAAATCCTATATGTGGTTTAACAATTGCCTGTTCTAGTTCAGGTGAGGCTATAGGACCTGTTACTTTGATATTTTTTTGTCCCTTTGCAATAATTTCTCTACAAGGAACATCAAAAGTCGGATTTTTTTCATTACTTCCTGTCAGTTCTAAAAGTTTTTTTTCACTAATCCCATAGACAACATTTCCTATGTTAGCCCAATAAATGGCACCGGTACACATACAGCAAGGCTCTGCCGTTGTATATAAGGTAGTTTCCCATAGAAACTCCTTAGAATATTTTTTTCCTGCCAATTTAGCAACTGTAGTTTCAGCATGTCCAGTAATATCTTTTTCAGTTACTTCGATATTTCCCGATTCTATTAAAATATTTCCCTCTTTATCAACAAGAAGTGCCCCAAAGGGGTTATTTCCACTAGCAACTGACTCTTCTGAAATTTCTATACATCTTCTTAAATATTTTTCATGATCCATTTTAGTCTCCCTGATATTATTTTATAGGGGTAGAAAGAGTCTACCCCTATAACTATAAGTTTTATTTTCTTACTTTACTATTGCTTCTACTTTTCTTGAACCAGTTTTAATTTCATCCATTGCAACATTAATCTTTTCAAGTTCCTCACCTGTGAAAATGTCTTTTAATTCATCG
Encoded proteins:
- a CDS encoding nucleoside deaminase — its product is MDHEKYLRRCIEISEESVASGNNPFGALLVDKEGNILIESGNIEVTEKDITGHAETTVAKLAGKKYSKEFLWETTLYTTAEPCCMCTGAIYWANIGNVVYGISEKKLLELTGSNEKNPTFDVPCREIIAKGQKNIKVTGPIASPELEQAIVKPHIGFWD